A DNA window from Microcystis aeruginosa NIES-843 contains the following coding sequences:
- a CDS encoding ankyrin repeat domain-containing protein, which translates to MLSADRSLLMASNWDILLIQAARQGNLARVQALLSQGANVNATDGQNTTALIYAVQGGHREIVAILREFGADINKSKQPQGLSPLMLAAALNHSQILPQLIAAGANINQVNQDGTPALMIAVYKGHIAIAEQLLIAGARVNVRDRDGDTALSVAIKQNYAAIVRLLLDSGVDEEIRQQAWLQALTANCPEILELFITRGMPLDAPTLSGETPLILAVERGNLGSVQTLLQAGANPNISTEEGETALMIAAAEGYFDIVRLLLAKGASVDNQNQAGETALHLGTIEGHLEIVQALLQAGAFVNHRNHFGDTPLIIATVQGYEAIVLELLKQGAEPNLTQQGETPLTLALQRKFTKICRYLLDYGANPNAVYPDGKTVLMKACEGNNSQLVRRLIDIGADVNKLDFSGASPLMWASYHGCLDTVKVLLDGGKVNLNQKNQGGMTALMLAKFNHHQAIVSLLKQAGAIE; encoded by the coding sequence ATACTTTCTGCCGATCGGTCACTGTTAATGGCTTCTAATTGGGATATCTTGTTAATACAAGCGGCGCGTCAGGGCAATCTCGCGCGGGTTCAAGCTTTACTGAGTCAGGGGGCAAATGTCAACGCCACTGATGGGCAAAATACTACGGCTTTAATCTATGCCGTGCAGGGGGGTCATAGGGAAATTGTGGCAATTTTGCGAGAATTTGGGGCTGATATCAACAAAAGTAAACAACCTCAAGGTTTAAGCCCTCTCATGTTAGCGGCTGCCCTCAATCACAGTCAAATCCTCCCTCAACTAATCGCTGCCGGTGCTAATATCAATCAGGTCAATCAAGATGGTACACCCGCACTAATGATCGCCGTTTATAAGGGTCATATAGCGATCGCAGAACAGTTATTAATCGCCGGCGCTCGGGTCAATGTGCGCGATCGGGATGGAGATACGGCTTTATCTGTAGCGATCAAACAAAATTACGCCGCAATCGTCCGTTTACTGCTCGATAGTGGTGTAGATGAAGAAATCCGTCAACAAGCTTGGTTACAGGCTCTCACCGCTAATTGCCCAGAAATCCTCGAATTGTTTATTACCCGTGGTATGCCCCTCGATGCTCCCACTTTATCCGGGGAAACTCCCCTAATTTTGGCTGTAGAGAGGGGAAATCTCGGCAGCGTGCAAACTTTACTGCAAGCGGGAGCAAATCCGAACATCAGCACGGAGGAGGGAGAAACTGCCCTGATGATCGCCGCTGCTGAGGGATATTTCGATATTGTCCGACTTTTACTCGCTAAGGGGGCCAGTGTTGACAATCAAAATCAGGCTGGGGAAACGGCCCTGCATTTAGGGACGATCGAAGGACATTTAGAGATCGTCCAGGCCTTACTACAAGCCGGCGCTTTTGTCAATCACCGCAATCATTTTGGTGATACACCCCTGATCATCGCCACGGTGCAAGGATACGAAGCGATCGTTTTAGAATTGTTAAAACAGGGGGCGGAGCCTAACCTAACTCAGCAGGGAGAAACACCGTTAACTTTAGCTCTACAGCGCAAATTTACGAAAATCTGTCGTTATCTCCTCGACTACGGGGCTAATCCCAACGCCGTTTATCCCGATGGCAAAACCGTCCTCATGAAAGCTTGTGAGGGCAATAATAGTCAACTGGTGCGCCGGTTAATCGATATCGGTGCTGATGTCAATAAACTCGATTTTAGCGGCGCTTCCCCTTTAATGTGGGCGAGTTATCACGGTTGTCTCGACACGGTTAAAGTTTTGTTAGACGGGGGAAAGGTGAACTTAAATCAGAAAAATCAAGGGGGAATGACCGCTTTAATGTTAGCTAAATTTAATCACCATCAGGCGATCGTTTCTTTATTAAAACAAGCGGGAGCGATCGAGTAA
- a CDS encoding Stp1/IreP family PP2C-type Ser/Thr phosphatase, with protein sequence MNNLSFGGMTDPGVVRSVNQDSYYIDPERRFFIVADGMGGHAGGQEASQIATETIQAHLEEHWNSPRAAGELLQEAITAANEKIIEDQLKNPERQEMGTTLVIAIFRDDGSWYTHIGDSRLYRFREQKLEQVTEDHTLIARAIKMGDMSEEDAKNSPYRHILLKCLGRPGLLPVTVSPLDVQSGDSLILCSDGLTEEVSDEEISDYLQTGADCQEIVENLVAAAKKAGGSDNITVVMVSC encoded by the coding sequence ATGAACAATCTTTCTTTTGGGGGAATGACCGATCCTGGTGTGGTGCGATCGGTTAATCAGGATAGTTATTATATCGACCCCGAGCGCCGCTTTTTTATCGTTGCCGATGGTATGGGGGGTCATGCGGGAGGCCAGGAAGCTAGTCAAATCGCCACTGAAACTATCCAAGCTCATCTAGAAGAACACTGGAATTCGCCCCGGGCTGCCGGGGAATTGCTGCAGGAGGCAATTACTGCCGCTAACGAGAAGATTATTGAAGATCAACTGAAAAATCCCGAAAGACAGGAGATGGGGACAACCCTAGTCATAGCTATCTTCCGAGATGATGGCTCTTGGTACACCCATATTGGTGATTCCCGTCTCTATCGCTTTCGTGAGCAAAAATTAGAACAGGTGACGGAGGATCATACTTTGATCGCTAGGGCGATAAAAATGGGCGATATGTCCGAAGAAGATGCGAAAAACTCCCCTTATCGGCACATTTTATTAAAATGTCTCGGTCGTCCCGGTTTGCTCCCAGTGACGGTATCTCCCCTTGATGTGCAATCCGGCGATAGTTTAATTCTCTGTAGTGATGGTTTGACGGAAGAAGTGTCCGACGAGGAAATTAGCGATTATTTGCAAACCGGTGCTGATTGTCAGGAAATTGTCGAAAATTTAGTGGCAGCGGCCAAAAAAGCTGGCGGTTCCGATAATATCACCGTGGTCATGGTAAGCTGTTGA
- a CDS encoding ABC1 kinase family protein has translation MPALEVAKNSYRWNRESYSINRRRLDIWRFVLTVLYQFWLNGKKWSYNGGYSQEKLAGRRRKQAAWIRETMLELGPTFIKVGQLFSTRADLFPLEYVEELSKLQDQVPAFTYEQASKIIEVSLGKPLNKLFKSFDPIPLAAASLGQVHRAQLNTGEDVVVKVQRPGLKKLFSIDLAILKKIAQYFQNHPKWGKGRDWTGIYEECCKILWEETDYLNEGRNADTFRRNFRGEDWVKVPKVYWRYTSPRVLTLEYLPGIKISHYEALEAAGLDRKLLAKLGAKAYLIQLLNNGFFHADPHPGNIAVDSDGSLIFYDFGMMGQIKTNVREKLMQTLLGIAQKDADRVVTSLVDLGALTANGDMGAVRRSIQYMLDNFMDKPFEEQSVASISDDLYEIAYDQPFRFPATFTFVMRAFSTLEGVGKGLDPEFNFMEVAQPFALQLVHDMTGNNGSNILDELGRQAAQVSSTALSLPRRIDDTIEKLERGDIRVRVRSSESDRLLRRLGMIQMGTNYTLLISALVISATLLFVNGFGWLTLVPMAISLLPGIALVRLWQKIERQDRMM, from the coding sequence ATGCCGGCCCTCGAAGTCGCCAAAAATAGCTATCGTTGGAATCGAGAAAGCTATTCCATCAATCGTCGTCGTCTAGATATTTGGCGATTCGTTCTGACTGTACTTTATCAATTCTGGCTCAACGGTAAAAAATGGAGCTATAACGGCGGCTATAGCCAAGAAAAACTCGCCGGCAGACGCAGAAAACAGGCCGCTTGGATTCGGGAAACCATGCTAGAATTGGGACCGACTTTTATTAAAGTCGGTCAACTGTTCTCCACTCGCGCCGATCTTTTTCCCCTCGAATATGTGGAAGAACTCTCGAAACTACAGGATCAGGTTCCCGCATTTACCTACGAACAGGCCAGCAAAATTATCGAGGTATCCCTCGGTAAACCCCTGAATAAACTCTTTAAAAGCTTCGATCCCATCCCCCTAGCAGCCGCTAGTTTAGGGCAAGTTCACCGGGCCCAACTGAACACCGGGGAAGATGTGGTGGTCAAAGTCCAACGGCCCGGATTGAAAAAATTATTTAGTATCGATCTGGCCATCCTGAAAAAAATCGCCCAATACTTCCAAAATCATCCCAAATGGGGTAAAGGTCGCGATTGGACGGGTATTTATGAAGAATGCTGTAAAATTCTCTGGGAAGAAACCGATTATCTCAACGAAGGTCGTAACGCCGACACTTTTCGCCGTAATTTTCGCGGGGAAGATTGGGTCAAAGTACCAAAAGTCTATTGGCGCTACACCTCTCCCCGGGTTTTAACCCTAGAATACCTCCCCGGCATCAAAATCAGTCATTATGAGGCCCTAGAAGCGGCAGGACTCGATCGCAAATTGTTGGCTAAACTAGGGGCAAAAGCCTATCTAATTCAACTGCTCAATAACGGCTTTTTTCACGCGGATCCTCACCCCGGCAATATCGCCGTTGATAGTGATGGCTCCTTAATTTTCTACGATTTCGGCATGATGGGACAAATTAAAACCAACGTGCGCGAAAAATTAATGCAGACTCTCTTGGGAATTGCCCAAAAAGATGCCGATCGCGTGGTCACTTCTCTGGTGGATTTAGGAGCATTAACTGCTAATGGTGATATGGGAGCAGTGCGGCGATCAATCCAGTATATGCTCGATAACTTCATGGATAAACCCTTTGAGGAGCAATCCGTAGCCTCTATCAGCGATGATCTCTATGAAATCGCCTACGATCAGCCTTTTCGCTTTCCCGCTACCTTTACCTTCGTCATGCGGGCATTTTCTACCCTGGAAGGGGTAGGCAAAGGACTCGATCCCGAATTTAACTTTATGGAAGTAGCCCAACCTTTTGCCCTGCAATTAGTACATGATATGACAGGAAATAATGGCAGTAATATCCTCGATGAGTTAGGACGGCAAGCGGCCCAAGTGAGCAGCACCGCCCTGAGTTTACCCCGACGCATCGATGATACGATCGAAAAATTAGAACGGGGTGATATCCGTGTCCGGGTACGTTCCAGCGAATCCGATCGACTTTTACGGCGATTGGGTATGATTCAAATGGGAACCAACTATACTTTACTCATAAGTGCTTTGGTTATCTCGGCGACGCTTCTATTTGTCAATGGTTTTGGTTGGTTAACTTTAGTACCGATGGCGATTTCCCTGCTTCCGGGGATAGCTCTTGTGAGACTTTGGCAAAAAATTGAACGTCAGGATCGTATGATGTAA
- a CDS encoding DUF6825 family protein, with the protein MTNPVIHAFFLGRAIAEVIGEQLEDAFTNALSELGKFDAEQRENLRQFVEEVQMRADQAMEKGVYTGTESGGSSSADVQENIDEMRAEIAQLRSELKNYQN; encoded by the coding sequence ATGACTAACCCCGTTATTCACGCCTTTTTCCTCGGACGAGCGATCGCTGAAGTGATCGGTGAACAGCTAGAAGATGCGTTTACCAACGCTTTAAGCGAATTAGGCAAATTTGATGCCGAACAACGGGAAAACCTGCGGCAATTCGTCGAAGAAGTGCAAATGAGAGCCGATCAAGCCATGGAAAAGGGAGTATATACTGGTACAGAGTCCGGTGGTTCCTCCAGTGCCGATGTGCAGGAAAACATCGACGAAATGCGCGCCGAAATCGCCCAATTGCGCTCGGAACTAAAAAACTACCAGAATTAA
- a CDS encoding ABC transporter substrate-binding protein translates to MLRKRLLIPLILSLVTFGLVVACNSGTPTGQTNPSPAENAATAAIPIGAALAQTSNLALLGQEQVIGVKMAETYFNKKGGVNGTPIKVIIQDVAGDEQGAINAINTLITQDKVVGILGPSLSQQAFAASPIADRAKVPILGPSNTAKGIPQIGEYVGRVSAPVAVVAPNAVKTALKIDPKIKKVAVFFAQNDAFSKSETETFQETLKSLNLDIVTVQKFQTTDTDFQNQATAAINIKPDLVVISGLVADGGNLVKQLRQLGYQGLIIGGNGLNTSNIFPVCQAQCDGIIIAQAYNPELDSPINRDFVAAYTAENKKAPPQFTAQAFTGIQVFVEALKRVDDKNKLSTLSLEQIRQQLNQEILAGKYVTVLGDIAFTPEGEIIQDKFSVAQIKMDADGKNGKFTFVKN, encoded by the coding sequence ATGCTCAGAAAACGTTTATTAATCCCCTTAATCTTATCCCTAGTCACTTTTGGTCTAGTGGTGGCCTGTAATTCCGGCACTCCCACCGGTCAAACTAACCCCAGTCCCGCAGAAAACGCCGCCACTGCCGCTATTCCCATCGGCGCAGCTTTGGCTCAAACCAGCAATCTCGCCCTATTGGGACAGGAACAGGTGATCGGTGTCAAGATGGCTGAAACATATTTTAATAAAAAGGGCGGAGTCAATGGAACACCGATTAAAGTTATTATCCAGGATGTGGCCGGGGATGAACAGGGAGCGATCAACGCCATCAATACCCTCATCACTCAAGATAAGGTGGTGGGTATTCTCGGTCCGTCCCTGTCCCAACAAGCTTTTGCCGCTAGTCCGATCGCCGATCGAGCCAAAGTTCCCATTCTCGGCCCGTCTAACACGGCTAAAGGTATCCCCCAGATCGGTGAATATGTGGGTAGGGTGTCCGCTCCTGTGGCTGTGGTCGCTCCCAATGCGGTTAAAACCGCTTTAAAAATCGATCCCAAGATTAAAAAAGTGGCTGTCTTTTTTGCCCAAAATGATGCTTTTAGTAAATCGGAAACGGAAACTTTTCAAGAAACCCTGAAGAGTTTAAATCTCGATATTGTCACCGTGCAGAAATTCCAAACCACCGATACAGATTTTCAAAACCAAGCCACCGCCGCTATTAATATTAAACCGGATTTAGTGGTTATTTCTGGTTTGGTTGCTGACGGGGGCAATTTGGTCAAACAGTTGCGACAATTAGGCTATCAGGGATTAATTATTGGTGGCAATGGTTTAAATACTTCTAATATTTTCCCGGTTTGTCAAGCTCAATGTGATGGCATTATCATTGCTCAAGCTTATAACCCGGAATTAGATAGTCCTATTAATCGGGATTTTGTCGCCGCTTATACAGCAGAAAATAAAAAAGCACCGCCCCAATTTACCGCTCAAGCTTTTACGGGAATTCAAGTTTTTGTCGAGGCCTTAAAACGGGTAGATGATAAAAATAAACTCAGTACACTTTCCCTCGAACAAATTCGCCAACAATTAAATCAGGAAATTTTAGCGGGTAAGTATGTCACTGTCTTGGGAGATATTGCTTTTACTCCCGAAGGAGAAATCATTCAGGATAAATTCTCCGTGGCACAAATTAAAATGGATGCCGATGGTAAAAATGGTAAATTTACTTTTGTGAAAAATTAA
- a CDS encoding Txe/YoeB family addiction module toxin, protein MIADKKVDAKIVSLIKDVQREPFSGLGKPEALKHELSGLWSRRITKEHRLVYSVSDQEIVIISCKFHY, encoded by the coding sequence GTGATCGCAGATAAAAAAGTTGACGCTAAAATTGTCAGCCTTATTAAAGATGTTCAAAGAGAGCCTTTTTCTGGATTAGGAAAACCAGAAGCATTAAAACATGAACTATCAGGATTATGGTCACGACGCATTACAAAAGAACACCGCCTAGTTTATAGCGTGTCTGATCAAGAAATTGTTATTATTTCCTGTAAATTTCACTACTAA
- a CDS encoding XisH family protein produces the protein MSAKDIFHQSVCIALEKDGWNITHDPLYLKVNDVEFYIDLGAERLIAAEKAGQKIAIEIKSFLGTSEVTEFHLALGQILNYRLALKQEEPERILYLAIPQDTYEDFFSRQFIQDAVAE, from the coding sequence ATGTCAGCCAAAGATATTTTTCATCAATCCGTGTGTATTGCCCTCGAAAAAGATGGCTGGAATATCACTCATGATCCCCTTTATCTTAAAGTCAATGACGTAGAATTTTACATCGACTTAGGTGCGGAAAGATTAATTGCCGCCGAAAAGGCAGGTCAAAAAATCGCCATAGAGATTAAATCTTTTTTAGGGACATCTGAAGTCACCGAATTTCATCTCGCATTAGGACAAATCCTCAATTATCGGTTAGCATTAAAACAGGAAGAACCCGAAAGGATTCTTTATCTAGCCATTCCTCAAGATACCTATGAAGACTTCTTCTCTCGTCAATTTATTCAAGACGCTGTAGCAGAATAG
- a CDS encoding XisI protein translates to MERINYSQLIQDILTQHSVNDSKNDRETQLIFDTKRHHYQVLNIGWKEQKRIYGVIIHLDIKDDKIWIQRDGTEIGIANQLIAAGVPKQDIVLGFQAPYKRSLTEFALS, encoded by the coding sequence ATGGAAAGAATAAACTACTCTCAACTGATTCAAGACATTCTCACCCAACATTCAGTTAATGACAGCAAAAATGACAGAGAAACTCAACTTATTTTTGACACAAAACGCCATCATTATCAAGTCTTAAATATTGGGTGGAAAGAGCAAAAGCGAATCTATGGTGTGATTATTCATCTTGACATAAAAGATGACAAAATCTGGATTCAAAGAGATGGAACAGAAATCGGCATTGCCAATCAATTAATCGCTGCTGGTGTTCCTAAACAAGATATAGTCTTAGGTTTTCAGGCTCCCTATAAACGCAGTTTAACCGAGTTTGCCTTGAGTTAA
- a CDS encoding photosystem I assembly protein Ycf4 has translation MKAQTTSKDSLILRQEVVGARRPSNYFWAVIVSIGGLGFLLAGLSSYLKVNLLLVSDTSALQFIPQGVALLFYGTAGTLLAIYLWLSLLWNVGGGYNEFNKETGKVKIFRWGYPGKNRRIDLDWPLEDAQAVRAEVREGLNPKRELFLRIKQRRDIPLTRVGDPMSLSELENQGAELARFLEIPLEGL, from the coding sequence ATGAAAGCGCAAACAACAAGTAAAGATAGCCTGATCCTACGGCAAGAAGTAGTGGGAGCGCGTCGCCCTAGTAACTATTTTTGGGCTGTAATCGTCTCTATTGGCGGTCTAGGGTTTCTCCTCGCCGGTCTTTCCAGTTATTTGAAGGTCAATCTACTTCTCGTTAGCGATACCAGTGCCTTGCAATTTATTCCCCAAGGAGTCGCCCTCCTCTTTTATGGCACTGCGGGGACGCTTTTAGCCATCTATCTCTGGTTATCTCTCCTCTGGAATGTCGGAGGTGGTTACAACGAGTTTAATAAGGAAACCGGCAAAGTTAAAATCTTTCGTTGGGGCTACCCCGGCAAAAATCGTCGCATTGATCTCGATTGGCCCCTGGAAGATGCGCAAGCTGTGCGGGCCGAAGTGCGAGAAGGACTCAACCCGAAACGGGAACTATTCCTGCGGATTAAACAGCGTCGCGATATCCCTCTAACTCGCGTCGGTGATCCGATGTCCCTCTCGGAATTGGAAAATCAAGGAGCGGAACTCGCTCGTTTTCTGGAAATTCCTCTAGAGGGATTGTAG
- a CDS encoding peptidylprolyl isomerase, whose amino-acid sequence MMKIRKSGWLSVVCVFLITTTTLFGCSSPEANSTPDNSSITQTSQPASSGSVNMDNYKPRLDGTAVVEMIIKGKPVTIEIDGNAAPVTAGNFVDLVERGFYNGLTFHRVVTEPQPFVAQGGDPQGRGTGGFVDPETKQSRYVPLEILLKDEKEPIYGKAIGQQATARTPIVALPHKRGAIAMARSQQPNSASSQFYFALSDINFLDGDYAVFGYVTKGMEVIDTIKQGDKIDSAKVISGAENLKK is encoded by the coding sequence ATGATGAAGATAAGAAAATCTGGCTGGCTGTCTGTGGTTTGTGTTTTTTTAATCACAACGACCACACTTTTCGGCTGTTCTTCCCCAGAAGCTAACTCCACCCCCGATAATTCTAGTATCACCCAAACCTCTCAACCTGCCAGTTCGGGCAGTGTCAACATGGATAATTACAAACCCCGCTTAGATGGAACTGCTGTCGTCGAGATGATCATCAAAGGTAAACCGGTAACGATCGAAATTGATGGCAATGCGGCCCCAGTTACTGCCGGTAATTTTGTAGATCTGGTGGAGAGAGGTTTTTATAATGGTTTAACTTTCCATCGCGTGGTTACAGAACCGCAGCCTTTTGTCGCCCAAGGTGGTGATCCCCAAGGTCGCGGAACTGGTGGTTTTGTCGATCCAGAAACCAAGCAATCCCGTTATGTTCCCCTGGAAATTCTCCTCAAAGACGAAAAAGAGCCGATTTATGGGAAAGCAATCGGTCAACAGGCCACGGCCCGCACTCCCATCGTCGCTTTACCCCATAAACGCGGTGCGATCGCGATGGCCCGTTCTCAACAGCCTAATTCCGCTTCTTCTCAGTTTTATTTTGCTCTGTCGGATATCAATTTCCTCGATGGTGATTATGCCGTTTTTGGTTATGTCACTAAGGGAATGGAAGTGATCGATACGATTAAACAAGGGGATAAAATTGACTCGGCCAAAGTTATTTCCGGTGCAGAAAATCTGAAAAAATAG
- a CDS encoding beta-ketoacyl-ACP synthase, whose amino-acid sequence MNVVVTGIGLISSLGNLSQSWQRLLEGKTGITRQQPFSDLPALPLGLIGHKPAFLEDLTKIALIAALEDAKLTPPLKDCGVTIGSSRGCQGLWERMAATGIVENWLDSLPDRASVLTARLIETGAPVLAPMAACATGIWSIAQGVELIKMGECDRVLAGAIETPITPLTLVGFEQMGALAKTGCYPFDRAREGLVLGEGGAILVLESEELALSRNAAIYGQILGYGFTCDADHVSAPAVDNRSATKAIELCLHRSQLRKDEINYIHAHGTSTRLNDEREANLIASIFGSQVAVSSTKGATGHTLGASGALGVAFCLMALKNQLIPPCVGVRESPFQLNLIRSAVNFSLHNCLCLSFGFGGQNAAIAVGRWGRRRGEWE is encoded by the coding sequence ATGAATGTTGTGGTGACGGGAATTGGGTTGATCAGTTCTCTGGGAAATTTAAGTCAGAGTTGGCAAAGATTACTAGAGGGCAAAACTGGTATAACTAGACAACAACCCTTTTCTGATTTACCCGCGTTACCCCTGGGTTTAATCGGTCACAAACCGGCATTTTTAGAGGATTTAACCAAAATTGCCCTGATTGCCGCCCTTGAAGACGCGAAGTTAACGCCTCCCTTAAAGGATTGTGGTGTCACTATCGGTTCTAGTCGCGGTTGTCAGGGTTTATGGGAACGGATGGCAGCGACGGGAATAGTAGAAAACTGGTTAGATAGTTTACCCGATCGCGCCTCGGTATTGACCGCTAGATTGATAGAAACCGGGGCCCCAGTGTTAGCACCGATGGCGGCCTGTGCCACGGGCATCTGGTCGATCGCCCAGGGTGTAGAATTAATCAAAATGGGAGAATGCGATCGAGTTTTAGCCGGGGCGATCGAAACTCCGATCACTCCCTTAACTTTGGTGGGATTTGAACAGATGGGAGCTTTGGCGAAAACGGGCTGTTATCCTTTTGATAGAGCTAGGGAAGGCTTAGTTTTGGGGGAAGGTGGCGCGATTTTAGTCCTTGAATCGGAAGAACTGGCTTTAAGCAGAAATGCCGCCATCTACGGGCAAATTTTGGGCTATGGTTTTACCTGCGATGCCGATCATGTTAGCGCCCCGGCGGTGGATAATCGTAGTGCTACCAAAGCCATAGAACTATGTTTGCACAGAAGTCAATTAAGAAAAGATGAAATTAATTACATTCACGCCCACGGCACTAGCACCCGTTTAAACGATGAACGGGAGGCAAACCTGATCGCCAGCATTTTTGGCTCGCAAGTGGCTGTAAGCTCGACAAAAGGCGCAACAGGACACACTTTAGGGGCTTCGGGGGCATTAGGTGTGGCTTTTTGTTTAATGGCTCTGAAAAATCAGCTAATTCCCCCCTGTGTGGGTGTGCGCGAGTCGCCTTTTCAATTAAATTTAATTAGATCGGCTGTTAATTTTTCCCTGCACAATTGTCTCTGTCTTAGTTTCGGTTTCGGAGGACAAAATGCAGCCATCGCAGTGGGGAGATGGGGGAGAAGGAGAGGGGAGTGGGAATGA
- the dnaG gene encoding DNA primase gives MDTPRLHPDTIEEVKQRIDIVDLISERVVLKKRGREYVGLCPFHEEKSPSFTVSPAKQMYYCFGCGAGGNGIKFFMEVGKQSFSEVVFDLARRYQIPIKTLAVEQRQELEQQLSLKEQLYEIMAVAVSFYQHALSQPQGEKALDYLKVQRQLTPETIATFQLGYSPEGWETLYRYLVEQKRYPVALVEQAGLIKARQNGSGYYDQFRDRLMIPIFDSQGRAIAFGSRTLGNEQPKYLNSPDTPLFEKGKTLFALDRAKQAIIQQDLAIVVEGYFDAIALHATGISNVVACLGTALSQEQIKLLLRYSESKQIIFNFDADQAGIKATQRAIEEINSLVYSGQVNLKILNLPDGKDADEFLKSRADGVNSYRELIEKSPFWIDWQISQMLVNKNLKQGLHFQQIANSMVSLLQKLIDGNQRTFYLDYCAEILAQKDATRLPYILKNLSKQVNKPLGKSPAIKRKNILDKSEKNGSETAEWLLLLIYLHRSEYREMILESLDEKDLIFNVPDYRWLWQVILELETQITNPRDLMSALQNHLLMITTDKNRDFNSLFHLSEHTSQAVFQPEEQIKDAIIALEKISLMEYRRYCQEQLINALDSNQREFYQQEFYQTVNKLIEIDPLYQQA, from the coding sequence ATGGATACACCGAGACTACATCCAGATACGATCGAAGAAGTTAAACAAAGAATTGATATTGTGGATTTAATTTCGGAGAGAGTCGTCCTCAAAAAAAGGGGACGGGAATACGTCGGTTTATGTCCTTTTCACGAGGAAAAATCCCCTAGTTTTACGGTTAGTCCTGCCAAACAAATGTATTACTGTTTTGGCTGTGGTGCGGGGGGAAACGGGATTAAATTCTTTATGGAGGTGGGGAAACAATCTTTTAGTGAAGTGGTTTTCGATCTTGCTAGAAGGTATCAAATCCCGATTAAAACTCTAGCAGTAGAACAGCGTCAGGAATTAGAACAGCAATTATCCCTCAAGGAACAATTATACGAGATAATGGCCGTGGCGGTGAGTTTTTATCAACACGCCCTTAGTCAACCCCAAGGGGAAAAAGCGTTAGATTATCTCAAGGTACAACGACAACTAACCCCAGAAACTATCGCAACTTTTCAACTGGGATATTCTCCAGAAGGTTGGGAAACGCTCTATCGTTATTTAGTGGAACAAAAGCGCTATCCTGTGGCTTTAGTAGAACAAGCAGGATTAATTAAAGCGCGTCAAAATGGTAGTGGTTATTACGATCAATTTCGAGATCGTTTAATGATTCCTATTTTTGATAGTCAAGGACGAGCGATCGCTTTTGGTAGTCGCACTTTAGGTAATGAGCAGCCAAAGTATCTAAATTCTCCCGATACTCCTCTATTTGAAAAGGGAAAAACTCTCTTTGCTCTCGATCGAGCTAAACAGGCAATTATTCAGCAAGATTTAGCGATAGTTGTCGAGGGTTATTTTGATGCGATCGCTCTCCATGCTACTGGTATTAGTAATGTGGTTGCCTGTTTAGGAACAGCTTTAAGTCAAGAGCAAATTAAATTACTTTTGCGCTACAGTGAAAGTAAACAAATAATCTTTAATTTTGATGCTGATCAAGCGGGAATTAAAGCGACACAAAGGGCGATCGAGGAAATTAACTCCCTAGTTTATTCAGGACAAGTTAACCTAAAAATCCTCAATCTTCCCGATGGTAAAGATGCCGATGAATTTCTTAAATCTCGTGCTGACGGGGTGAATAGTTATCGAGAACTAATCGAAAAATCTCCTTTTTGGATTGATTGGCAAATCTCGCAAATGTTGGTCAATAAAAATTTAAAACAGGGACTACATTTTCAACAAATAGCTAATAGTATGGTTAGTTTACTGCAAAAGTTAATCGATGGCAATCAACGCACTTTTTATCTAGATTATTGTGCTGAAATTTTGGCTCAAAAAGATGCGACTCGTTTGCCATATATTTTAAAAAATCTCTCCAAACAGGTTAATAAACCTCTGGGAAAATCCCCGGCAATTAAGAGGAAAAATATTTTAGATAAATCCGAAAAAAACGGCTCAGAAACAGCCGAATGGTTATTATTATTAATCTATCTGCATCGCTCTGAATATCGGGAAATGATTTTAGAATCTTTGGATGAAAAAGATTTAATTTTTAATGTCCCTGATTATCGTTGGTTATGGCAAGTAATTCTAGAGCTAGAAACCCAAATTACTAACCCAAGAGATTTGATGTCAGCTTTACAGAATCATTTATTGATGATAACTACAGACAAAAATCGTGATTTTAATTCTTTATTTCACCTAAGCGAACACACCAGTCAAGCAGTATTTCAACCAGAAGAACAAATTAAAGATGCTATTATAGCTCTGGAAAAAATTAGTTTAATGGAATATCGTCGCTACTGTCAAGAACAATTAATTAATGCTCTCGACAGCAATCAACGGGAATTTTATCAGCAGGAATTTTATCAAACTGTTAATAAATTAATCGAAATTGATCCTCTCTACCAACAAGCTTAA